The Haemorhous mexicanus isolate bHaeMex1 chromosome 8, bHaeMex1.pri, whole genome shotgun sequence genome includes a window with the following:
- the NDUFB3 gene encoding NADH dehydrogenase [ubiquinone] 1 beta subcomplex subunit 3, whose protein sequence is MGHGGDHGHGHGHDKVELPDYRQWKVEGTPLEEVQRRLAKRGLRDPWARNEAWRFQGGFARPITVTEIFTRGFKWGAAAFIIALGIEYSLFPPKKNGGHH, encoded by the exons ATGGGACACGGAGGTGACCACGGCCACGGCCATGGCCATGACAAAGTGGAGCTGCCTGACTACAGGCAGTGGAAGGTGGAGGGGACTCCCCTCGAGGAGGTGCagagaaggctggctaagaGGGGGCTGAGGGATCCCTGGGCCCG TAATGAAGCCTGGAGGTTCCAGGGTGGCTTTGCAAGACCTATCACCGTAACAGAAATCTTTACCAGGGGATTCAagtggggagctgcagctttcATCATTGCTCTGGGCATTGAATATTCACTGTTTCCTCCAAAGAAGAATGGAGGCCACCACTGA